Proteins found in one Arthrobacter pascens genomic segment:
- a CDS encoding signal peptidase I, with protein MRRLSRVQNNLLTLGAILGALCLLAAIVAVLIGAKPLVFRSGSMAPAIPTGALGISIPVEAAALRAGDVISVETAAGVRITHRLVQADVSGDTATVTLKGDANSIPDAEPYVLRTTERVIAHAPLLGYAVAWLSSSAAVFAGGLFTAYLFYLAFGAPKRRGSRLEPPQPESRPQGGRRARRSGRRATRLTAMSLVSLGVLTGGALHTAAPSQAAFTDGALATGQFTATQLPSPTLVCIQDGNNIRLRLTRSGSLATDYALVTLVPNESWSSGLWPGTTVTVTIDADDNAFDGYRQERAIQFQAAQWLHSWVSTPASSLTVQYTPKALLGLVPASLDCP; from the coding sequence ATGCGCAGACTCTCACGCGTCCAGAACAATCTGCTGACCCTGGGTGCCATTCTCGGTGCGCTCTGCCTCCTGGCGGCCATTGTTGCTGTGTTGATCGGCGCCAAGCCGCTGGTTTTCCGCTCGGGCTCCATGGCGCCCGCCATCCCCACCGGTGCTCTGGGGATCAGCATCCCGGTAGAGGCCGCCGCCCTCCGGGCCGGGGACGTCATCAGCGTCGAAACCGCCGCCGGGGTGCGCATCACCCACCGGCTAGTGCAGGCGGACGTTTCCGGAGACACGGCAACGGTAACGCTTAAAGGCGACGCGAATTCAATCCCCGACGCCGAGCCCTACGTTCTCCGCACAACGGAGCGGGTGATAGCCCACGCTCCGCTGCTGGGTTATGCCGTGGCCTGGCTGAGCAGTTCCGCCGCGGTCTTCGCCGGCGGACTCTTCACCGCCTACCTGTTCTATCTGGCTTTCGGTGCTCCAAAACGCCGGGGTTCCCGGCTGGAGCCACCGCAGCCAGAAAGCAGGCCCCAGGGCGGACGTCGTGCCCGCCGTTCCGGCCGCCGTGCCACGAGGCTGACGGCCATGTCGCTGGTAAGTCTCGGTGTCCTCACCGGAGGTGCCCTCCACACCGCTGCACCGAGCCAGGCAGCCTTCACCGATGGCGCACTGGCGACCGGGCAGTTCACCGCGACGCAGTTGCCATCCCCGACGCTTGTATGCATTCAGGACGGAAACAACATCAGATTGAGGTTGACCCGCTCAGGCAGCCTCGCCACGGATTACGCCCTAGTCACTTTAGTCCCAAACGAATCGTGGTCTTCTGGGCTTTGGCCCGGGACAACGGTGACCGTCACCATAGATGCCGACGATAATGCCTTCGATGGCTACAGGCAGGAAAGAGCAATCCAGTTTCAGGCCGCGCAATGGCTACATTCCTGGGTTTCAACTCCGGCCTCCTCACTCACGGTCCAGTACACTCCTAAAGCCCTCCTTGGCCTCGTTCCCGCCAGCCTGGACTGCCCATAA
- a CDS encoding SipW-dependent-type signal peptide-containing protein produces the protein MGRRSVTPQGAVSSERSIGLRALLSAGMVLGLGAVGTLAAWTDESTATATFSAGTLDLKLRTLPDGTLADSVAVTSLDMTAMYPGVSKAAMVQASNSGSLPLTYTVTGSAVAGAGGLGGNLGTSLLVGVYSGGSASNTATTGSCTGTRIGTTDVTLVGTLISVPRTLAPAGTENLCLVVSLPANAASNLQGTSTTATFTFNAGVGS, from the coding sequence ATGGGACGGCGTAGCGTAACCCCGCAGGGGGCCGTCTCCAGCGAAAGGAGCATCGGGCTCCGCGCGCTGCTGTCTGCAGGAATGGTCCTGGGCCTCGGCGCCGTGGGGACACTCGCGGCGTGGACCGACGAATCGACGGCAACTGCGACTTTCAGCGCCGGCACGCTTGACCTGAAACTCCGGACGCTGCCCGACGGAACACTGGCAGACTCCGTAGCGGTGACTTCCCTGGATATGACTGCCATGTATCCCGGCGTGAGCAAGGCTGCCATGGTGCAGGCCTCCAACTCGGGTTCGCTCCCGCTTACGTACACGGTGACAGGCTCCGCCGTGGCGGGTGCCGGCGGCCTGGGCGGTAACCTCGGCACATCGCTGCTGGTCGGTGTGTACTCCGGCGGATCCGCCAGCAACACGGCGACGACGGGTTCATGCACGGGCACACGAATCGGTACTACAGACGTTACCCTCGTCGGTACATTGATCTCGGTTCCCCGCACCCTTGCGCCGGCCGGCACTGAGAACCTTTGCCTCGTGGTATCCCTGCCAGCCAATGCTGCCAGCAACCTCCAAGGTACAAGCACCACGGCCACCTTTACCTTCAACGCCGGCGTGGGGAGCTGA
- a CDS encoding signal peptidase I: MSRKHSAAVDDAATGIGWWLRQIASWVLLLSMFSLLVVVVAVPRFTGSTPYTVLTGSMRPGMPPGSLVVTRPVQAAELKVGDAITYQIRSGEPEVVTHRIKSISRTLGGEALFTTQGDANPVPDETLVKARQIRGVVWYSMPLLGYVNVWLTGEQHIWAVGVAVALLLGYSAFMCNAAVVESRRSKRRPDPARLLSDAGAGVPNGTA, from the coding sequence ATGAGCAGGAAGCACAGTGCAGCTGTTGACGACGCCGCCACCGGCATCGGCTGGTGGCTGCGGCAGATAGCGTCCTGGGTTCTCCTGCTCTCAATGTTTTCCTTGCTGGTGGTAGTGGTTGCAGTTCCGAGGTTTACAGGGTCAACTCCCTATACAGTTCTCACGGGTTCGATGCGCCCGGGCATGCCGCCGGGTAGCCTGGTGGTCACCCGTCCGGTCCAGGCTGCCGAGCTGAAAGTCGGCGACGCCATCACCTACCAGATCCGTTCGGGTGAACCTGAGGTGGTCACCCACCGGATCAAATCCATCTCCCGGACCCTGGGCGGCGAGGCGCTGTTCACCACGCAGGGGGATGCAAACCCGGTCCCCGATGAAACTCTGGTCAAGGCTCGCCAGATCCGCGGCGTGGTCTGGTACAGCATGCCTTTGCTGGGCTACGTCAACGTTTGGCTGACCGGTGAGCAGCACATCTGGGCCGTGGGCGTCGCCGTAGCCCTGTTGCTCGGTTACTCTGCTTTTATGTGCAACGCGGCAGTGGTCGAGTCGCGTCGTTCAAAGCGGCGGCCGGATCCCGCCCGGCTTCTGTCGGATGCTGGCGCAGGAGTGCCAAATGGGACGGCGTAG
- a CDS encoding alternate-type signal peptide domain-containing protein, whose translation MNKAIKGAIAAGAAGILLLGGAGTFAVWSDTATVDAGMVSTGQLSLSVAAGSWAEATHGPIADIGTFQIIPGDSLTYNTTVTVKAEGENLHAELTVPTVLVAPVTNDLGATVAEQDLAVAMVIDSESVDGIEVEGNSVSFDAATTYTIPVTITVDFTDVAVNIDQNLNIDLESALTFSLEQTA comes from the coding sequence ATGAATAAAGCAATAAAAGGCGCAATCGCCGCCGGTGCCGCCGGCATCTTGCTTCTAGGCGGCGCAGGCACGTTCGCAGTCTGGTCAGATACAGCCACTGTGGATGCCGGCATGGTCTCCACTGGTCAGCTGAGCCTGTCGGTCGCCGCCGGTTCGTGGGCCGAGGCTACGCACGGTCCCATCGCTGACATCGGTACATTCCAGATAATTCCAGGCGACAGCCTCACGTACAACACCACCGTCACAGTCAAGGCCGAAGGTGAAAACCTCCACGCCGAGCTGACAGTACCCACTGTCCTTGTGGCGCCTGTCACCAATGACCTCGGTGCAACTGTCGCGGAACAGGATCTGGCCGTTGCCATGGTTATTGACTCAGAGTCCGTTGATGGAATCGAGGTGGAGGGCAACAGTGTGAGTTTCGACGCGGCCACTACGTACACGATTCCGGTCACAATCACTGTCGACTTCACGGATGTTGCCGTCAACATCGACCAGAACCTGAACATAGATCTGGAGTCCGCTCTGACATTCTCGCTCGAGCAGACGGCGTAG
- a CDS encoding PAS domain-containing sensor histidine kinase produces MTDRLLQRGAARYFRRLGPRTQVALCQLPLTLIVVAVAVATPFAWPTLLHNPVYISGIVLHCLLFVGCFLVPWERLSPSAYLVIPVLDLLAIWLSRNGAGSMLPGLATLAIFPVIWLAASGMLARTSIILSVVGPVLILLPSLLGKFPNFTASDITSIVLLPLMMLAVALAIRFASENMRLQQRQLQEKDKELREALAATRDREQLLKTILDATDVGIVAVDSDGQHLLTNNRQKVFEQAANPTNRKLAPQEENQLIFAQDKLTPLPPDKRPIRRAIEGESFADYLVWIGEGADQRAVSTAARPMTDDGGGFAGAVIVYNDVTGLVDALAANEDLVSNVSHEFRTPLNSILGNVDLVLEDVEGTSKLSAQRLEVVVRNSERLLALVSDLMLSASSALKVYPKRTDLAGLVETSIGSARAQADQSNISLVANVPSPLWAYADPLRIGQALDNLVSNAIKYSPGGGVVSISAQGTDDWIQLRVKDTGMGMSAEDSTNVFKRFFRTDSAREASIAGAGLGLSITKTIVERHGGDISCESRPGEGSTFTLRLPADGPPPSF; encoded by the coding sequence GTGACTGATCGCCTCTTGCAGCGTGGCGCAGCGCGGTATTTCAGGCGCTTGGGTCCGCGCACCCAGGTCGCCTTGTGCCAGCTTCCGCTGACGCTGATCGTCGTTGCGGTAGCCGTGGCGACTCCTTTTGCCTGGCCCACCCTGCTGCATAATCCTGTCTATATTTCCGGCATAGTCCTCCACTGTCTACTTTTCGTGGGCTGCTTCCTCGTCCCATGGGAGCGGTTGAGTCCAAGCGCCTACCTGGTCATACCGGTGCTGGACCTGCTCGCCATCTGGCTTTCACGCAACGGTGCCGGGTCAATGTTGCCAGGCTTGGCGACACTCGCCATATTTCCGGTTATCTGGCTCGCAGCGTCGGGAATGCTCGCCCGCACCAGCATCATTTTGAGTGTTGTAGGGCCGGTACTCATCCTTCTTCCATCGTTATTGGGAAAATTCCCCAATTTCACAGCGTCGGACATCACGTCAATTGTTCTGCTGCCTCTCATGATGCTGGCCGTCGCACTGGCAATTCGCTTTGCCAGCGAGAACATGCGGCTCCAGCAGCGGCAGCTGCAGGAAAAAGACAAGGAACTCCGCGAAGCGCTGGCCGCCACCCGAGACCGCGAACAACTGCTAAAGACGATTCTGGACGCGACCGACGTCGGAATTGTCGCGGTGGATTCAGACGGTCAGCACCTGCTGACTAACAACCGCCAGAAAGTATTCGAGCAGGCTGCAAATCCCACGAACCGCAAGCTGGCGCCTCAGGAGGAAAATCAACTAATCTTCGCCCAAGATAAGCTGACGCCGCTGCCCCCGGACAAACGCCCGATCCGGCGGGCAATCGAGGGTGAATCTTTCGCGGATTACCTCGTCTGGATTGGAGAGGGAGCCGATCAGCGCGCTGTTTCCACAGCTGCCCGGCCAATGACGGACGACGGCGGCGGCTTCGCCGGAGCGGTGATCGTCTACAACGATGTGACTGGCCTAGTGGACGCCCTCGCGGCAAACGAAGATCTTGTATCCAATGTGTCCCACGAATTCAGGACACCGTTGAATTCCATCCTCGGAAACGTTGATCTGGTGCTCGAGGACGTGGAGGGAACGTCCAAGCTCTCTGCCCAACGCCTTGAGGTTGTAGTGCGTAACTCCGAGAGGCTGCTGGCCCTGGTATCGGACCTGATGCTGTCGGCTTCATCTGCCCTCAAGGTTTATCCGAAGCGGACAGACCTGGCCGGCCTGGTTGAGACCAGCATCGGCTCTGCCCGGGCCCAGGCAGATCAGTCCAACATCTCACTCGTGGCCAATGTTCCTTCGCCCCTCTGGGCTTACGCGGATCCGCTGAGGATCGGGCAGGCGCTCGACAACTTGGTTTCGAATGCCATCAAGTACTCCCCCGGTGGTGGCGTAGTGAGCATCAGTGCCCAAGGTACCGATGACTGGATCCAGCTACGTGTGAAGGACACCGGAATGGGGATGAGTGCCGAAGACTCTACAAATGTCTTCAAGCGATTCTTCCGCACAGACTCGGCGAGGGAAGCCTCGATTGCAGGCGCAGGGCTGGGGCTGTCCATCACCAAGACGATCGTTGAACGCCACGGCGGAGACATTTCCTGTGAGAGCCGCCCCGGTGAGGGCAGCACCTTCACTCTGAGGCTGCCGGCAGATGGGCCTCCCCCGTCATTCTGA